In Pajaroellobacter abortibovis, the following are encoded in one genomic region:
- a CDS encoding HAD family hydrolase, whose amino-acid sequence MRLWIKFERVIRKAIYPEAANLVRQCIRRGHQVVFAWGAFDFVVKRLAAYLKTAMITNRLEVREKYATGKLVRPIVAGLEKARLIRAYAQACEHSLEDCIATSIHRRMGLQKSVIWRETSFFCLLASSPFQSRCGRP is encoded by the coding sequence TTGCGTTTGTGGATCAAATTCGAGAGAGTGATTCGGAAAGCGATTTATCCTGAAGCAGCAAATCTGGTAAGGCAATGTATTCGCCGAGGGCATCAGGTTGTTTTTGCATGGGGAGCGTTTGACTTTGTTGTTAAGCGGCTTGCCGCTTATTTAAAAACTGCAATGATTACCAATCGACTTGAGGTTCGTGAGAAGTATGCCACCGGAAAATTAGTTCGTCCTATTGTGGCTGGTCTGGAAAAAGCTCGGCTCATTCGTGCGTATGCCCAAGCTTGTGAGCACTCTCTTGAAGACTGCATTGCTACTTCCATTCACCGTCGAATGGGGCTGCAGAAGTCCGTCATATGGAGGGAGACAAGTTTTTTTTGCTTATTGGCCTCGTCGCCTTTTCAATCACGATGCGGAAGACCCTGA